CGCCAGCGCCGAGGACGCCGAGGCCCAGGTGCGGCGCGGCGTGCTGCGGCTGTCGCCGGCGCAGTCGCGCGGCTGCGTGGTGCCGCTGGCGGCGGTGGTGTCCGCCACGACGCCGCTGTTCGCGGTCGGCGAGCCGGGCGGCCCCACCGTGCAGGCGCCGCTGTCCACGCTGGGCGGGCCGGACACCCGCATGGGGATGCGCGATCCGGCGCTGCTGCCGCGGCTGCGCGAGCGTGACGCGCAGCAGGCGCCGCTGTGGCGGCGCCTGCTGGCCGCGCGCGGCCCCCTGCCGCTGCTGCCCCTGGCCGCCCACGGTCTGGCGCACGGCGACGACCTGCACAGCCGCACCACCGCCGCCAACGAGGCGCTGGCCGCCTGGGTCGCGTCGTGCGGCGAGCCGGCCCTGGCGCAGGCGCTGACCGCCACCCCGCTGTTCTTCCTCACGGTGTGGATGGCGGCCAGCGCCGCGGTGCTGCGCGCCGCCGAGCAGGGCGACGCGCCGACGCTGGTCACGCGCGGCGGCGGCAACGGCGAGCGCTTCGGCATCGCCCTGGCCTCGGACCCGGGGCGCTGGATCACCACGGCGGCCGAGCCGCCGCAGGGCCGGCGGCTGGACACGGCCGGCGACGCCGCGGTCTGCGGGGCCATCGGCGACAGCGCCGTCATCGACCTGCTGGGCTGCGGCGGCCTGGCGCTGGCCGGCGCGCCCGAGCCCCTGCAGGCCTTCGACGGCCACCTGCCGGCGGACCATGAAACCCTGGCCGAGGCACTGCTCGCCGCACCGCACCCGCTGCTGCAGCGCCCGGTGGCGCTCGATGCGGCGAGGGTGGTGGCGACCGGGCGGCCACCGCTGGTGGCGCTGGCCATGCTGGGCGCCGACGGCCGCCGCGGCTTCGTCGGCCGCGGGCTGTACCGGCCGCCGCGCTCGCTGTTCGCGCAGGCGGTGCATGGCCACGCCTGAGCCGGACGACCCGTCGGCCACGGTGCCGACGACGTCCTTCTGGCAGCGCATCGAGCCCGCGTCGGACTGGCACGGGCGGCTGTCGCCGCCCTGGCGTCACGGCGTGCCCGTCGCGCTGCCCGACGGCGACGTGCTGCGGCTGCCGATCCGTCGCCTGCCGTTGTCGGCCGACCATGCGGTGGCCTCGCTCATCGCCAACCAGGCGTCCTTCGCCGTGGTCGACCGCCTCACGGCGGCCATGCTGGCGCTGGCACGGCCGCTGGGGGCCGAGGTGGTCGTCGGCCTGCCGACGCTGGGCATGGTGTTCGCGCCCGGTGTGGCTCAAGGATTGAGCCACCCGCGCTGGGTGCCGCTCGGCTACTCCCGCAAGTTCTGGTACGACGAGGCGCTGTCCACGCCGGTGTCGTCCATCACCACGCCGGGGGCCGGCAAGCGGCTGTACCTCGACCCGAACCAACTGCCGCTGCTGCAGGGCCGCCGTGCGCTGCTGGTCGACGATGCGGTCAGCAGCGGGCGGACCGCGCTGCAGGCGTGGCGGCTGCTCGAAGGCCTGGGCCTGCAGGTCGTCGGCCTGCTGGTGGCCATGCGGCAGGGCGACGCCTGGCGCGAGACCCTCGGCGAGGCACGGTCCGCACAGGTGCACGGGGTGTTCGATTCGCCCCTGCTCGAACGCCGCGACGACGGCTGGTGGCCGCGGTCGCGCTGACGCGCGCGCAGCCCGCGCCCCAATCGGGATCCTGAAGATGATCCGATGTGGCGCAGGGGCCGGTGGAGCGGTCGCTGTTGGTGCCTTCCGAGGCCGCGTCCCACCGCCATGAGCCCGTGAAGGCCGGCCCTTCAGCGGCATGGATGTTGCGAAGTCGGTGGCATGGCAGAGGTCCGACTCCGAGGTGTGAGCAAGTCGTACGACGGGCGTTCCTACGCGGTCCACCGGCTCGACCTGCACTGCCCGCAGGGCGAGATGCTCGCGCTGCTCGGCCCGTCCGGCTGCGGCAAGTCGTCGACGTTGAAGATGGTGGCGGGCATCGAGCCGGTGACCTCCGGCGTGATCCAGTTCGATGGCGCCGACGTCACCGCGCACGACGCCGCCGCCCGCAACGTGGCGATGGTCTTCGAGGACTACGCCCTGTACCCGCACCTCTCGGCCTTCGAGAACATCGCCTTCCCGCTGCGCGTGCGCGGCGTGCCGCGCGAGCTGGTGCGGCGAAAGGTCGGCGAGGCGGTGGACCTGCTCGGCCTGCAGGCGCTGCTCGACCAGCCGGTGCGCGCGCTCAGCGGCGGCGCGCAGCAGCGGGTGGCCATCGGCCGGGCGCTGGTGCGCGACCCGGCGCTGGTGATGTTCGACGAGCCGCTGTCGCACCTGGACGCCGACCAGAAGGTGGTGCTGCGCACCGAGATCCGCCGCCTGCAGAGCCTGGCCAAGCTGACCTCGGTGCTGGTCACGCACGACCAGACCGAGGCGATGGCGATGGCCGACCGCATCGCCGTGATGAACGACGGCGTGCTGCAGCAGGTCGGCACGCCGGAGGACCTCTACGTCCGACCGGCC
The sequence above is a segment of the Aquabacterium sp. J223 genome. Coding sequences within it:
- a CDS encoding DUF1116 domain-containing protein, producing the protein MAGAVDRLLAARPRLLGVAAAGEALGLADRELLHAGPPLADPCDPPPVLLSSAVMTALHEGWAASAEDAEAQVRRGVLRLSPAQSRGCVVPLAAVVSATTPLFAVGEPGGPTVQAPLSTLGGPDTRMGMRDPALLPRLRERDAQQAPLWRRLLAARGPLPLLPLAAHGLAHGDDLHSRTTAANEALAAWVASCGEPALAQALTATPLFFLTVWMAASAAVLRAAEQGDAPTLVTRGGGNGERFGIALASDPGRWITTAAEPPQGRRLDTAGDAAVCGAIGDSAVIDLLGCGGLALAGAPEPLQAFDGHLPADHETLAEALLAAPHPLLQRPVALDAARVVATGRPPLVALAMLGADGRRGFVGRGLYRPPRSLFAQAVHGHA
- a CDS encoding phosphoribosyltransferase — its product is MATPEPDDPSATVPTTSFWQRIEPASDWHGRLSPPWRHGVPVALPDGDVLRLPIRRLPLSADHAVASLIANQASFAVVDRLTAAMLALARPLGAEVVVGLPTLGMVFAPGVAQGLSHPRWVPLGYSRKFWYDEALSTPVSSITTPGAGKRLYLDPNQLPLLQGRRALLVDDAVSSGRTALQAWRLLEGLGLQVVGLLVAMRQGDAWRETLGEARSAQVHGVFDSPLLERRDDGWWPRSR
- a CDS encoding ABC transporter ATP-binding protein, which produces MSKSYDGRSYAVHRLDLHCPQGEMLALLGPSGCGKSSTLKMVAGIEPVTSGVIQFDGADVTAHDAAARNVAMVFEDYALYPHLSAFENIAFPLRVRGVPRELVRRKVGEAVDLLGLQALLDQPVRALSGGAQQRVAIGRALVRDPALVMFDEPLSHLDADQKVVLRTEIRRLQSLAKLTSVLVTHDQTEAMAMADRIAVMNDGVLQQVGTPEDLYVRPANRFVAGFIGESPMNLLDAVHDAAAGRVHLVGDAAQSLALALSAAGGRVDLGIRPEDVVLGSPAETGPALRLDGEVLDRECCGDREVLTVQVAGGRRLHAEQPSPSPWRTGDTLSCTLPAARLHVFDAESGVALNRGRPC